One window from the genome of Elaeis guineensis isolate ETL-2024a chromosome 5, EG11, whole genome shotgun sequence encodes:
- the LOC105044625 gene encoding LOW QUALITY PROTEIN: serine carboxypeptidase-like 27 (The sequence of the model RefSeq protein was modified relative to this genomic sequence to represent the inferred CDS: inserted 1 base in 1 codon): protein MEAEGPMGGSSLSLLPSSLLSSTVSTVFLSFSLTLALVLNYGVVGGLAASRASDRIYRLPGQPPVGFSQYSGYVTVNARAGRALFYWFIEAPPATQPAPLVLWLNGGPGCSSIAYGASEEIGPFRIHPDGKTLFLNPYAWNSEANLLFLDSPAGVGFSYSNTSSDLYTAGDQRTAIDAYKFLLNWFERFPQYKYRDFYISGESYAGHYVPQLSQIVYRKNKGNKNPIINFKGFMVGNGVIEDYHDFVGTFEYWWTHGLISDDTYHDLMVTCDLQSSTHPSAECXKVLDAATIEQGHIDPYSIYTSPCTDATSLKRKIRGHYPWMSRAYDPCTENYARVYYNHPEVQKALHANVTGIPYPWDTCSNIVGIYWADSPRSMLPIYRELIAAGLRIWVFSGDTDSVVPLTATRYSIDALNLSTVISWYPWYDHGKVGGWTQVYEGLTFVTVRGAGHEVPLHRPQQALILFRHFLQDKLMPADTENQTTEVRRQQELRNIHLNLVPPFGAW, encoded by the exons ATGGAGGCAGAAGGGCCAATGGGGGGCTCCTCCTTGTCCTTATTgccctcctccctcctctcctccACTGTTTCCACTGTTTTTTTATCATTCTCCTTAACGTTGGCGTTGGTGCTAAATTATGGGGTGGTCGGCGGTTTGGCGGCCAGCCGGGCGAGTGACCGGATCTACCGGCTTCCCGGCCAGCCCCCAGTGGGATTCTCCCAGTACTCTGGCTATGTCACAGTGAACGCCCGGGCTGGCCGGGCGCTGTTCTATTGGTTCATTGAAGCGCCGCCGGCCACCCAGCCCGCGCCACTTGTCCTCTGGCTAAATGGTGGCCCGGGTTGCTCTTCGATAGCCTATGGCGCTTCGGAGGAGATCGGCCCCTTCCGCATCCACCCAGATGGAAAGACCCTCTTCCTGAATCCATATGCATGGAACAGTG AGGCGAATTTGCTCTTTTTGGACTCCCCGGCTGGTGTCGGCTTCTCCTATTCCAATACCTCGTCGGATCTTTACACTGCTGGAGATCAGAGAACAG CTATCGATGCATATAAATTTCTTCTGAATTGGTTTGAGAGGTTCCCCCAGTACAAATATCGAGATTTCTACATCTCTGGAGAGAGTTATGCAG GGCACTATGTTCCTCAATTATCTCAAATTGTATATAGAAAGAACAAAGGCAACAAAAAcccaatcattaatttcaagggaTTCATG GTTGGCAACGGAGTTATTGAAGATTACCATGATTTTGTGGGCACTTTTGAGTACTGGTGGACTCATGGCCTGATATCGGATGACACTTATCATGATTTGATGGTCACCTGTGACCTTCAATCATCAACACACCCTTCAGCAGAGT TGAAGGTTCTTGATGCCGCCACTATAGAGCAGGGGCACATTGATCCATACAGTATATACACAAGTCCTTGCACTGACGCTACTTCTCTTAAGCGCAAAATAAGGGGCCATTAT CCTTGGATGTCCAGAGCTTATGATCCCTGCACTGAAAATTATGCCAGAGTGTACTATAATCATCCTGAGGTGCAAAAGGCACTCCATGCCAACGTTACTGGTATTCCTTACCCTTGGGATACATGCAG CAATATCGTTGGGATTTACTGGGCAGATTCTCCTAGATCCATGCTTCCTATCTACCGAGAACTTATTGCAGCTGGCCTAAGGATATGGGTGTTCAG TGGAGACACTGATTCTGTTGTGCCACTGACTGCAACAAGATATTCAATCGATGCTCTCAACCTTTCAACTGTCATCAGCTGGTATCCCTGGTATGACCATGGAAAG GTCGGTGGATGGACTCAAGTTTATGAGGGCCTGACCTTTGTGACTGTTAGGGGAGCAGGACATGAGGTTCCTCTCCATCGCCCTCAACAAGCTCTAATACTGTTTAGACATTTCTTACAGGATAAGCTCATGCCAGCTGACACTGAGAACCAGACAACTGAAGTAAGAAGACAACAAGAGCTGCGAAACATTCATCTCAATCTAGTGCCCCCCTTTGGTGCTtggtga